A stretch of Leptospira hartskeerlii DNA encodes these proteins:
- a CDS encoding UDP-glucuronic acid decarboxylase family protein, whose protein sequence is MANRVLVTGGAGFIGSHLCERLIQEGNEVICVDNFHTGRKKNVEKLLSNPRFELIRHDITEPIRLEVDQIYNFACPASPIHYQSNAIKTIKTNVLGTMNMLGLAKRVKARILQASTSEVYGNPIEHPQKETYWGNVNPIGIRSCYDEGKRVAETLCFDYHRNHKVDIRVIRIFNTYGPRMLPDDGRVVSNFVVQALAGKDITVYGDGSQTRSFCYVDDLVDGIIRMMNTQDFNGPVNLGNDGEFTVTELAELVLKETGSSSKIIYKTLPQDDPARRKPDLTLARQKLGYEPKVPLLEGIRKTVDYFKNHLD, encoded by the coding sequence ATGGCTAATAGAGTGCTAGTGACCGGCGGAGCCGGATTTATCGGATCTCATTTATGCGAAAGATTGATACAAGAAGGTAACGAAGTTATCTGTGTGGATAACTTTCATACAGGAAGAAAGAAGAATGTCGAAAAACTTCTCTCCAATCCTCGCTTCGAACTAATACGTCATGATATCACTGAGCCGATCAGACTCGAAGTAGATCAGATCTACAACTTTGCATGTCCTGCAAGCCCAATTCACTATCAGTCCAACGCAATTAAAACAATTAAGACCAATGTACTCGGTACAATGAATATGTTGGGTCTTGCTAAAAGAGTAAAGGCGAGGATCTTACAAGCTTCTACCAGCGAAGTTTATGGAAACCCGATCGAGCATCCTCAAAAGGAAACTTATTGGGGAAATGTAAATCCGATCGGTATCAGAAGTTGCTACGATGAAGGAAAGAGGGTCGCTGAAACTCTTTGTTTCGATTATCACAGAAATCATAAAGTGGACATAAGAGTAATCCGTATCTTTAATACTTACGGACCTCGTATGCTTCCTGACGACGGCAGAGTTGTAAGTAATTTTGTGGTCCAAGCACTTGCAGGAAAAGATATCACAGTTTACGGAGATGGTTCTCAAACCAGGTCCTTTTGTTATGTGGATGATCTTGTGGATGGTATCATCAGAATGATGAACACCCAGGACTTCAACGGTCCTGTTAACTTGGGGAATGACGGAGAGTTTACGGTTACAGAATTAGCGGAGTTAGTTTTAAAAGAGACCGGCTCTTCTTCCAAGATCATTTATAAAACTCTTCCTCAAGACGATCCTGCCCGCAGAAAGCCGGATCTGACTTTAGCTAGACAAAAACTGGGTTATGAACCTAAGGTTCCTTTATTAGAAGGAATCAGGAAAACGGTCGATTATTTCAAAAATCACTTGGATTAA